The following is a genomic window from Candidatus Dormiibacterota bacterium.
CATCCGCGGCATCATCACGTCGAGGAGGATGAGGTCGGGGCGCTGGCGGCGGGCGGCGTCGAGGCCCTCCACGCCGTCGGCGGCGTGGCGCACGGTGTAGCCGCGGCTCTCCAGGAGCATCCGGTAGAGCTTGGCGACGTTGACGTCGTCCTCCACCAGCAGCAGGTTGACGGCGGTGTCGGTGCCGGGCGCCGCGGCCACCGCGGCGGCGGGGGTCGCGGGGGTGGCGGGGGTGGCCGGGCTGCCCCACGTCCAGGCTGCGGAGCTGGCCGCCAGGGGCTCGGTCTCGGTCCAGGCGGCGACCCCGCCGAGACCCGCGAGGCGCTCCTCGATCGAGACCGGCGGAATCTGGGCGGCGGCCTCGAGGGTCCAGGCGGCGACGCCGGTGGCGGCGGGCTCGGGCTGGCTCGCGGCGGCCGCGGCACGCAGCGCCGCGGCGGTCTCCACCGGTGTGACCGGGGGGGCGTACAGGTCGGGTGCCGAGGAGGCCCGAGCGGCGGCGGGCTCCGGGGCGGGCGGCGTGTACAGCGCCGGCTGCGGCGCCGAGACCGTGGCCGGAGCCGAGTACAGCTCCTGCCGGGGAGCGGGGGCCTCGACCGGCGCGGCGGCGGTGAAGGCCGGCTGGGCGGCGACGGAGACGGCCTCGA
Proteins encoded in this region:
- a CDS encoding response regulator, encoding MSEVEMHTYVDGLDRFLGDHHNEVVVGLALVVLAEAVIIWLWARRAAILRHRLAAAEEAAGSAATHAAAALAVDALRPAERVLEAVSVAAQPAFTAAAPVEAPAPRQELYSAPATVSAPQPALYTPPAPEPAAARASSAPDLYAPPVTPVETAAALRAAAAASQPEPAATGVAAWTLEAAAQIPPVSIEERLAGLGGVAAWTETEPLAASSAAWTWGSPATPATPATPAAAVAAAPGTDTAVNLLLVEDDVNVAKLYRMLLESRGYTVRHAADGVEGLDAARRQRPDLILLDVMMPRMNGISFLQALREDATLGAVPAVVLSNFREPRRVERAMALGALEYMVKAQTRPETLVGAIPHWLKGERVVTA